From Sulfuracidifex tepidarius, one genomic window encodes:
- the uvsE gene encoding UV DNA damage repair endonuclease UvsE, with protein sequence MFALSHPGTHIYFRRLLLVNLKIGYVSTNRSLCKSDSTVRLDHLERVKEVATNNLECLKRTLEWNVEHDIFFFRISSNTIPFASHPKMTFNWREEMRGLLGEVGDVIRENSIRVSMHPGQYTVLNSEREEVVKSSIEELRYHADLLDLMGVEGNVQIHVGSSKGGKEGGTERFMENFSLLPENVKSRLVAENDDRVYKVKDCLEVWGRTGTPVVLDNLHHSLNNDGERLEEVLKEVRVT encoded by the coding sequence GTGTTCGCTCTTTCACACCCTGGAACTCACATTTATTTTCGACGTCTCCTCCTTGTCAATCTGAAGATAGGCTACGTGTCTACAAACCGTTCACTGTGCAAGTCTGACTCGACTGTGAGGCTTGACCATCTGGAGAGAGTTAAGGAGGTAGCCACAAACAACTTGGAGTGCTTGAAGAGGACCTTAGAGTGGAACGTGGAACACGACATCTTCTTCTTCAGGATAAGCTCCAACACTATACCCTTCGCTTCCCACCCTAAGATGACCTTCAATTGGAGGGAGGAGATGAGGGGACTCTTGGGGGAGGTAGGGGACGTGATAAGGGAAAACTCAATCAGGGTATCAATGCACCCGGGTCAGTACACTGTCCTTAACTCTGAGAGAGAGGAAGTGGTGAAGAGCTCCATAGAGGAGCTCAGGTACCACGCCGACTTGTTGGACTTAATGGGCGTAGAAGGTAATGTACAGATACACGTGGGTAGCTCAAAGGGAGGAAAGGAGGGAGGGACCGAGAGGTTTATGGAGAACTTCTCACTGTTGCCTGAGAACGTGAAGAGCAGGTTGGTGGCAGAGAACGACGATAGAGTTTACAAGGTGAAGGACTGCTTGGAGGTATGGGGAAGGACGGGGACTCCGGTAGTCCTGGACAACCTCCACCACTCCCTAAACAACGACGGTGAGAGGTTGGAGGAAGTGCTGAAGGAGGTGAGAGTCACATAG